The segment TTGATTTCCCTTGCGCCAGCATCTCGAAGTAACTGCACTAAACTCAAGATAACCCGCGCATCCGTTGTTATCGCTGGGAACTGGTTTAGGTTCGGTCGAACCAGATTCGGTTTGATTAATACTGATTTATGCTTAACCAGTTGCGATAGAGTAACGGTATATCCTATCGCTTCTTCAAGCATCGAATAGATAACGGATAAACTTTTATTCGTATATGTTACAGGAGTTTCCGGTATCTCGTCTCGATATGCTATTCCGACAATTGATTGCATAGAATATAGACTATTTTGGTTTAAGTTCTTACCTTGGCAAAAATGACATTATGAACTACACCATTACTATTAAGGGCTAATGGTTATTCCGGTTCCGCTTTTCCCCTGGATAGCTTTAATGGCACTATCGCCAAGAACAATCGTACGTAACGACGGCGTGATTTCTTCCAGCACAAAGTTCAGTTTGCCAATAAGCCCTTTCGGCACGTATACGATATCATTCGGTTGCAGGTTCTGCTGTTTCGGAATCGTTCCTTTAAGAATCTGATTTCTAATATTCACCTTGATAATTTCCGGTTTCGTTAAATCCCCGCGAATGATGCAAACTTGGCTTAGATTCGCTTCCTCGGTATACGACCCGGCTTTAGCAATCGCTTCTAACACCGTCAATCGGCCGCCAAGATCGTACAGTCCCGGATTATGCACCGCACCGAGAACAAACACCCGCGAATTGATGTTATCCGGTATAAACACGGTATCCCCCGGTTCCAGTGGGATATCAAGTTTCATATTCTTTTCGTAGAGCAATTCATATAAATCTACTTCGATAACCGTTTCGGTACCACGGAATACCGCACAGTGATGTAATTGCGCTGAGACGGTTGGTCCTCCCGCACGAGATACCGCTTCTAACAGCGTTATCCGCCCAGTAAACGGTATCGACCCGGGATTAGATACCTGACCGAGAACACGAACCCGCCGTCCGCCATATTCTACAATCGTTATGGTTACTATCGGTTCCTTAATATACTTTTTGAGTTTTGTAGTAATCTTTTCTCTCGCCTCTTGTTTCGTCAATCCGTTAACCGCGATTTCGCCTACTAACGGCATTGAAATTGTTCCATCCGGACCAACGACTGCGGTTATATTTAAATCATTATGCTGCCAAACCGAAACCGCAATCGTATCCTCAATATTTATTCGATACGAGGCAGAACCGGTTTCCTCGGGTCTAACAGTAGCTCCGTGTAATAGCAATATGAATACGGTTAATAAACGGAGTAAAACCGTTTGATTTTTACCCATAATCGCCTCTCATTTCATCAGGGTTTCTATACATACCATATACATTCTTTAAACCATTTAGGATATACTAACACGATAAACATTGTCAAACACATTAGCAATAAAAAAACGCGGAGGATACCTTTACACATCTCTCCGCGTTCTCAGAATGTTACCTATGTCTCCGGTAAGTAGAAATTATTTCTTGCGCTTTTTAGCTTTAACCGCCGGTTTCGATGGTGCGGTTAGTTGTTTAGCTAATTGTTTCGCGAGCTGTTGGTTCAGTTTAATTCGTCGCGCTAACGCATGTTGGCGTGCTACCGTTTTATTCCGAATTTTCATCCACGGGTCGCGTTTCACGTCGGTATTATCCGGATGCCGCCGGTAATAATAGCAGACGGCATGTACCTTCCCGATATCATACTTTTCAGATATTTTTAAGTTCATATCAAAATCTTCGCCGAAATGACCGAATTCCGTCTCATCAAACCCACCGAATTCGTTCAGCACTACTTCCCGATGATATACCCGCAACGCACCCGCACCATCAACTCGCATAACATTGTTTCGGTCATACTCCAGATGTTTGATTACTCCCAGCTCTTTAATCACCTGACTGTTTTCATCAATGAGTTCATAGTAGGAGATAGCTTCCGCTGCTGTAGGGTGAGTTTCGAGATAATGAACCATTTTTTCTAAACAGGTTGGCGCATATTCATCATCGGAATCGAGTTGCGCATAGTATTTCCCTTTCGCCGCACGTAACCCTTTATTGAGTGAAACAGCTATAACATTCACATTATTTTTAATCAATCGTATCCGTTTATCTTTTTTCATTAACTCTTCAACCACCGCAATACTGTTATCGCTCGACCCGTTATCCACCACGATGATTTCGAAATTTTGATAGGTTTGTCGTAACACACTCTCGATAGCTTTCCCGATAAACGCACCGCGGTTATAACACGGGATAATCACGCTAACCATAACCGGCCATTTTTTCCCTTTCGGATACGTAACCACTTGCGGTTCGTGATAGAGATACGCTCCACGACGACGCAGCATATCTTCAAACGCTTTTTCGATTTCGTATTCTTTATCTTTCTCCAGAAACATATACGAGAACACGCCGAACTTCCCTTCTTCCGTCGTATGCAGTTTGGAAACAATCGCGGCACGTTGCGGAGTCGTATCGGCTACATAATATACATAACTCGGTTGGTTGATTCGCGCAAACGTATAGTTATCATCTAATTTCAATCGTAAATCATATTCTGCCATATGGTAGAACTGTTCATCGCAGCCGCCAACTTCGAAGACATACTGTAACCGATACATGCGCACAAACCCAAAATTCGCTCGTTCGGTGATATCGCCAATATAATCGAACAGAACCTTCTCTTCCTTTTTCCCGTCAGGATGAATTTGGGTATAATCGCTATACACCATCGCTAGTTTCGGATTCGAAATCAGCTTGTTCCGGAACACCTCAACGGTATTCGGTAGAAACTCAACATTTTTCGGCAGCGTGATTAAATAACTTGATTTCGCTAAATTGAACGCATAATTATACAATGCCGCATCGTTTTTGAAGGTTTTCGCGACATAGACAATTCGCGCATCCGTTGAAAATATTTCGATATCCTTCCGTTCTTCTTCCGGTCGCTGGTCGAGCACCAGCAGTTCGAGTTCATCAACCGTCTGGTTCATCACTCCGAGAACCGCTTTTTCGTTCACCTGCATTCCCGGATATAACGGCATTAATACACTCGCTTTTTGCATAATAGCATCCTTCCTTTCTGATATAAAAATAGGGGCGCAATATAATCGCCCCAATGAAATAATGTTGCTATAAAATTATACCTAAATTTTCAAGGCTGGTCAAACAATCCGCTCGGTCAGTCGTTCATCAAGTCAACTTAACCTAACGAATTAAATGTTGAGCTTCTGGGCATATTTACCGAGTACCGGCATTTCCCAATATTTCCCGTTCAAACTCTGAACGATACCGATGATTGATAACGCAAAAAACCCGAGTACACAAACTAACCAAAGTAATCCAATTAACATACCAATGATACCGCCGAGAATACTGTGAATCAACCCAGCAATCATACTGATAATCATTCCGCCAATTCCCAGCACAAGAAAAACGATTATTTCTACGATAAATAATACCAACCCTTGTTTACCATGAAATAATGCAAATTTATTATCTTTTTTCGCTAGGAGCGGAACTAAACAGAGAATCCCGAGATAAGCTAGAACCGCGAAAATTTTCCCATCTTCAATAATCTGCTGTTCAGATTGTGGCGATGGCGCCGCTGCGCTTGTAGGTTGTTCTGACATATCGCACCTCCTTTTTGTATTTCAGAATAAGTTGCTATCGAGCGAATCGCTCTAGCGAGATATTATACTACCTGCAAATAGAATTCCGCAAGTTTCAAACCTGACTTTCTTTTTTCACTGCCGCGATCGCGGCTCCGTCGCTGAAAAACTATTCCAGTTCATTACTTACCCAGAAAATTGCTGCGCACTCCGCTGGGAAGAGATTTACTTCAATCCGATTTGAGCTGAGGGTTAAACTGGCGGTATCGTTATCCTGAATAAATGAGTTAAGCTATTCGGTTAAATTTGCCTATGCAAAGAAAAAATATTTCATACCTGCTATAATATATAAAACCGTTTAGTTTAAACTATACCCATATTTATGGATTTTAAGAAATAACCATGCGGTTCGTGATGTTCTTGGTGATTATCATCACCGTAACACTCATTACCTTAATTATCATTTCCGCACCGAATACCGTCGAAGCGTGGACTCCGGCAGTACTCCTGTTTGTTTCCAGCGGTATTCTCTGGATAACGATATCCGCCTCGTTCTACGAACAGTTCAATCGGGCGAAATCCGCAAAAAACCAGCCGTTAGCCGTTACGTTAGCGGTATTAATTCTCGCGACCGTTGGGGTTGCACTTGATAACTTTTATGCGACGATTCTAACTCTATCCGCGAAAAATATCATTTTTCCGTTCAGCTGGTATCAGAACTTTTTCGATAAACCGCTCCCTTGGTCAGTTCCGGCGGTCGTCTATAATCTCGTTGCGGTATTAATGCTCTTGTTATTTCAGCGGAAAGTTTTTGAACAGGTTCTTGCTGACCAGGAACAACGGAAATTGTTGGAAGAAACCACGCAACGATTAGAAGAAAAAAATCGGATTCTCGCTACGATTGAAGCGATTTCACGCGCGTTAAACCAATCGTTGGATTTACGGACGATTCTTGACGAGTTAACCCATCAGGTTGTGCGCTATTTCAAGGTAGATATGTGTACGGTTCGGTTAGTTACCGCACAGAAAGAGTTGGTCGTTGAAGCGGCGTATGGCGAAAATGCTACTCGGCTATTACATACCAGCCAGAAGGTTGATGAAGGAATCAGCGGTTGGGTTTTTACGCAACAGCGTATTGCGCAAATTAACGATGTCTATCACGACCCGCGCGTTGCGCCGGAAGATTTCCTGCGGAAAATGAAAGTATTTTCGTATATCGGGTTACCGTTAAACCTGCCGTTACGGGGAACACTCGGTTGTTTGGAAATATATACATACACTGTCCGGCAGTTTACTGCAGATGAAGTTGAAGCGTTCACGCTGATTGCGAACGAAGCGGCGATTGCGATTCAGAACGCGCGCAACTTCGAAGAAGCCGAACGGCATCGCAAAGAACTGGAAGCGTTAAACCAATTTTCGAGTTTAATTGATGCGAGTATTTCCGAATCGGAGATATACAGGCTATTTTTAAATGAAATCAGTAAACGGTTTGAGGTCTCGCAGGTGATTATTTTGCAGAAAAGTTCGGAAGCGGATTTTCTCGAAATCGCAACTTCATTAAATCCGCTAACGAAAAAACAAGCACAATTGCCGATTCTTGAAGACCCGCATCAATGTCGCGCGATTCGCACCGGAAAAGAAATGGTGGTCGCGAATGTCCAGACGGATATAATTTGCGACTGTGAATTATTAGTTCCGAAGCAGGGGAGTTATTTCTGTCATCCGCTGATTATCGGCGGGAAAATCCTCGGTCTCGTTCATCTCGCTTCACCGAAAACAGATTATTGGGATACGGATAAACAGCGCATCGTCGCTGCGTTCGCTGCAACGATTGCACCAGCGATAGCTAATCTCCAGTTAATGGCGCAGGAGAAGACCCGCGCGATTACCGACCAGTTAACCCAAGTTCATAACCGCCGGTTTTTAGATGAATATTTAGCGAAACAACTGCATATCTTGAAACGACAGCAGGCACAAACGAGAACTCCACTCGCGATTCTCATGCTCGATTTAGACCATTTCAAATATTTCAATGATAATTTCGGACACGAAGTCGGTGACCAGGTTCTCCAAAACTTCGGGCGGATGCTAGTAGCAACCGTTCGCGCCAGCGATTTAGTTGCGCGATATGGCGGAGAAGAATTCTGTGTTATTCTAACCGGCACAGATTTAGCGGGCGCTATCGAGACAGCAGAAAAAATCCGCTCGGCTACAGAACGACTTGATGTATCTTCGTTTGGTGCAAAAGCGCCGAAAAAGATTACGGTAAGTATCGGGATAGCAGTATATCCTGACCACGGAACCAACCCACAGGATTTATTAAAAAAATCCGACCAAGCGCTTTATGCGGCGAAAGAAGCAGGGCGGAACCGGATTTGCATAGCGGAATTGAATAATCTTAAAGAACCGGCTCTGGAAATAAAGAAGAAACCTGATAAACCAGAAGATACTACCAAAAAGCTGTTATAAGGACGCTTCCACCTGTCATGGCGAGCGGTTTTAGCGAAGCAATCTCAGCTTAGGTATAAAATCAAACTCACACGGCGTGAGAATGGGAGATCAGATTCTCCTTTTGAGAAACTGATTTTTTAGGAGATTCTCTTCCATCTTCCTTCTTGCTTCATCCTTCAGGTTTTATTCTGACCTCTGACTTCTATCTTTTATTTTTTCTTAGCTTCCAGCTTCTATCCTGGCTTCGTTAAAACTTCTGACTATGCTAAAGCTTCGTCAGACTTGTCGTCAGGTAAACTTCTGCTTTTTCTGACAACTAACAACCAACATACTTCTATTCATACACCTGCCATTGTCGTTCTATTTCCGTCGGTGCCGGGGGATAGGCAAATTGGAAGTACATAGGACCATTTCCAAAAACAGATTCAAATGGAAATTTATAACCTGTTGCCACCAGATTTCCATCATCCTGAATTGC is part of the bacterium genome and harbors:
- a CDS encoding polysaccharide biosynthesis/export family protein, with amino-acid sequence MGKNQTVLLRLLTVFILLLHGATVRPEETGSASYRINIEDTIAVSVWQHNDLNITAVVGPDGTISMPLVGEIAVNGLTKQEAREKITTKLKKYIKEPIVTITIVEYGGRRVRVLGQVSNPGSIPFTGRITLLEAVSRAGGPTVSAQLHHCAVFRGTETVIEVDLYELLYEKNMKLDIPLEPGDTVFIPDNINSRVFVLGAVHNPGLYDLGGRLTVLEAIAKAGSYTEEANLSQVCIIRGDLTKPEIIKVNIRNQILKGTIPKQQNLQPNDIVYVPKGLIGKLNFVLEEITPSLRTIVLGDSAIKAIQGKSGTGITISP
- a CDS encoding glycosyltransferase, producing MQKASVLMPLYPGMQVNEKAVLGVMNQTVDELELLVLDQRPEEERKDIEIFSTDARIVYVAKTFKNDAALYNYAFNLAKSSYLITLPKNVEFLPNTVEVFRNKLISNPKLAMVYSDYTQIHPDGKKEEKVLFDYIGDITERANFGFVRMYRLQYVFEVGGCDEQFYHMAEYDLRLKLDDNYTFARINQPSYVYYVADTTPQRAAIVSKLHTTEEGKFGVFSYMFLEKDKEYEIEKAFEDMLRRRGAYLYHEPQVVTYPKGKKWPVMVSVIIPCYNRGAFIGKAIESVLRQTYQNFEIIVVDNGSSDNSIAVVEELMKKDKRIRLIKNNVNVIAVSLNKGLRAAKGKYYAQLDSDDEYAPTCLEKMVHYLETHPTAAEAISYYELIDENSQVIKELGVIKHLEYDRNNVMRVDGAGALRVYHREVVLNEFGGFDETEFGHFGEDFDMNLKISEKYDIGKVHAVCYYYRRHPDNTDVKRDPWMKIRNKTVARQHALARRIKLNQQLAKQLAKQLTAPSKPAVKAKKRKK
- a CDS encoding diguanylate cyclase, which produces MRFVMFLVIIITVTLITLIIISAPNTVEAWTPAVLLFVSSGILWITISASFYEQFNRAKSAKNQPLAVTLAVLILATVGVALDNFYATILTLSAKNIIFPFSWYQNFFDKPLPWSVPAVVYNLVAVLMLLLFQRKVFEQVLADQEQRKLLEETTQRLEEKNRILATIEAISRALNQSLDLRTILDELTHQVVRYFKVDMCTVRLVTAQKELVVEAAYGENATRLLHTSQKVDEGISGWVFTQQRIAQINDVYHDPRVAPEDFLRKMKVFSYIGLPLNLPLRGTLGCLEIYTYTVRQFTADEVEAFTLIANEAAIAIQNARNFEEAERHRKELEALNQFSSLIDASISESEIYRLFLNEISKRFEVSQVIILQKSSEADFLEIATSLNPLTKKQAQLPILEDPHQCRAIRTGKEMVVANVQTDIICDCELLVPKQGSYFCHPLIIGGKILGLVHLASPKTDYWDTDKQRIVAAFAATIAPAIANLQLMAQEKTRAITDQLTQVHNRRFLDEYLAKQLHILKRQQAQTRTPLAILMLDLDHFKYFNDNFGHEVGDQVLQNFGRMLVATVRASDLVARYGGEEFCVILTGTDLAGAIETAEKIRSATERLDVSSFGAKAPKKITVSIGIAVYPDHGTNPQDLLKKSDQALYAAKEAGRNRICIAELNNLKEPALEIKKKPDKPEDTTKKLL